The following proteins are encoded in a genomic region of Xanthomonas cassavae CFBP 4642:
- a CDS encoding excalibur calcium-binding domain-containing protein, producing MRTHGTLTRWNAKRGFGFITPARPGDDVFVHVSAFGRSAPPPCIGELICLETDAGPDGRPRAVRVMRAGSRQIGLGKVLLLMAVMGCGALAYQQRDRLSDAVADAVAPAPEPATAPTRPTPTTAEASTQFSCAGRTHCSQMTSCADARCVLQHCPTTQMDGDGDGVPCETQWCR from the coding sequence ATGCGCACGCACGGAACGTTGACCCGATGGAATGCCAAGCGAGGCTTTGGCTTCATCACCCCGGCGCGGCCAGGCGATGATGTGTTCGTGCATGTTTCCGCCTTCGGCCGCAGCGCGCCGCCGCCATGCATCGGCGAGCTGATCTGCTTGGAGACCGACGCCGGCCCGGACGGCCGCCCACGTGCCGTGCGTGTCATGCGTGCCGGCAGCCGGCAAATCGGCCTTGGCAAGGTCTTGCTGCTGATGGCGGTGATGGGTTGCGGCGCGCTTGCCTATCAGCAGCGCGACCGGTTGAGCGATGCAGTCGCGGATGCAGTCGCGCCGGCGCCGGAACCGGCAACGGCACCGACCCGGCCGACACCAACCACGGCCGAGGCATCCACGCAGTTCAGCTGCGCAGGACGCACACATTGCTCGCAGATGACCTCCTGCGCCGATGCCAGATGTGTGCTGCAGCACTGCCCCACCACCCAGATGGACGGTGACGGCGATGGCGTACCTTGCGAAACCCAGTGGTGTCGCTGA
- the metX gene encoding homoserine O-succinyltransferase MetX: MSLVTTASPTTSDDLVTPAADTAGPAVVRGELVLSLPMRHAGLRELRLRYELVGAASAPVVFVAGGISAHRHLAGNALFPEKGWVDGLVGAGRALDPASRRLLAFDFLGADGTLDAPIDTADQADAIAALLDALGITRLHGFVGYSYGALVGLHFAIRHAARLGTLVAVSGAHRAHPYAAAWRALQRRAVALGQLQCAESHGLSLARQFAMLSYRTPEEFSERFDAPPEVINGRVRVAAEDYLDAAGAQYVARTPVTAYLRLSESIDLHRIDPAQVRAPTVVVAVEGDRLVPLADMVSLVEGLGPRGSLRVLRSPYGHDAFLKEIDRIDAILITALRLTGETV; the protein is encoded by the coding sequence ATGAGCCTCGTGACCACAGCATCGCCAACCACTTCTGATGACCTTGTAACGCCCGCTGCCGACACGGCCGGCCCTGCCGTCGTGCGCGGCGAACTTGTCCTCTCGCTGCCGATGCGCCATGCCGGGCTGCGCGAGCTGCGGCTGCGCTATGAGCTGGTCGGCGCCGCCAGTGCGCCGGTCGTCTTCGTGGCCGGCGGCATTTCTGCGCACCGGCATCTGGCCGGCAATGCCCTGTTTCCCGAGAAGGGCTGGGTGGATGGCCTGGTGGGCGCTGGTCGCGCGCTGGATCCGGCGTCGCGTCGCCTGCTGGCGTTCGACTTCCTGGGTGCCGACGGCACCCTGGATGCGCCGATCGATACCGCCGACCAGGCCGATGCGATCGCCGCATTGCTGGACGCGCTGGGGATCACCCGCCTGCATGGCTTTGTCGGCTATTCGTATGGCGCATTGGTGGGGCTGCACTTCGCCATCCGGCATGCTGCGCGCCTCGGCACGCTGGTGGCCGTCAGTGGCGCGCACCGCGCGCACCCGTATGCGGCGGCCTGGCGCGCGCTGCAGCGCCGCGCGGTGGCGCTGGGCCAGCTGCAGTGCGCCGAAAGCCACGGCCTGTCGCTGGCGCGTCAGTTCGCCATGCTCAGCTACCGCACGCCGGAAGAATTCAGCGAGCGCTTCGACGCGCCGCCGGAAGTGATCAACGGCCGCGTGCGGGTGGCCGCCGAAGACTATCTGGACGCCGCCGGTGCGCAGTACGTGGCGCGCACGCCGGTGACCGCTTACCTGCGCCTGTCCGAATCCATCGACCTGCATCGCATCGACCCGGCGCAGGTGCGCGCGCCCACCGTGGTGGTGGCGGTGGAGGGCGACCGTCTGGTTCCGCTGGCCGACATGGTCAGCCTGGTCGAAGGCCTGGGGCCGCGCGGCAGCCTGCGCGTGCTGCGCTCGCCGTATGGCCATGACGCCTTCCTGAAAGAAATCGATCGCATCGACGCGATCCTGATCACTGCCCTTCGCCTTACCGGAGAAACCGTATGA
- a CDS encoding cytochrome b, with product MSLKNTDRWGGVSQTLHWLIALLILVLGIVGLTMGELPKTPKYFWVYTAHKSVGLTVLALVIMRLGWRIYAGAPPPVAGTPRWQERIAGLTHWLLYAMIFAMPLSGWLYDSTSGLRPFRWFGLFDVPKLSPPDEQLRAIAHFIHEWGFWLLIAVVLAHAGAALYHHLFQRDATLARMLPRGWLSSRP from the coding sequence ATGAGCCTGAAGAACACCGACCGCTGGGGCGGCGTCAGCCAGACCCTGCACTGGTTGATCGCGCTGCTGATCCTGGTACTGGGCATCGTCGGCCTGACCATGGGCGAGCTGCCCAAGACACCGAAATATTTCTGGGTCTACACCGCGCACAAGTCGGTGGGGCTGACCGTGCTGGCCTTGGTCATCATGCGGCTGGGCTGGCGCATTTACGCCGGTGCACCGCCGCCGGTGGCCGGCACGCCGCGCTGGCAGGAGCGCATTGCCGGGCTCACCCACTGGCTGCTGTACGCGATGATCTTCGCCATGCCGCTGTCGGGCTGGTTGTACGACTCCACCAGCGGCCTGCGGCCGTTCCGCTGGTTCGGCCTGTTCGATGTGCCCAAGCTCAGCCCGCCGGACGAGCAGTTGCGCGCCATCGCGCACTTCATCCACGAGTGGGGCTTCTGGCTGCTGATCGCCGTGGTGCTGGCGCACGCCGGCGCTGCGCTCTACCACCACCTGTTCCAGCGTGACGCCACCCTGGCGCGGATGTTGCCGCGCGGCTGGCTTTCCTCCAGACCTTAA
- a CDS encoding L-serine ammonia-lyase, with the protein MAVSTFDLFKIGIGPSSSHTVGPMRAAERFVHRWLLDAGRLQDVVRIRAEVFGSLALTGRGHGTDKAVLLGLEGHRPNLIDPDIIPATLERIRTGKRITLMGQHAIGFDEKRDLPMNKRQKLPYHTNGMRFTAYDAQDAVIATRDYYSVGGGFVVNQDDAADDRIVADETPLPYPFLSGDELLAQCARSGLSIAALMFENEKSWRSEDEIRHGLRELWNAMQSCVSRGIREEGTLPGGLNVSRRAPALYRELSSKPEAAMRDPLTTLDWVNLYALAVNEENAAGGRVVTAPTNGAAGIIPAVLHYFDRFCAGACEQRIFDFLLTAAAIGILYKENASISGAEVGCQGEVGVACSMAAGGLVAALGGNPGQIENAAEIGMEHNLGLTCDPIGGLVQIPCIERNAMGAVKAINASRMAMRGDGKHKVSLDKVIKTMRDTGRDMQDKYKETSRGGLAVNVIEC; encoded by the coding sequence ATGGCTGTCAGCACGTTCGACCTGTTCAAGATCGGCATCGGTCCGAGTTCCTCCCACACCGTGGGGCCGATGCGCGCGGCCGAGCGCTTCGTGCATCGCTGGCTGCTCGACGCAGGGCGACTGCAGGACGTGGTGCGCATCCGCGCCGAAGTCTTCGGCTCGCTGGCCCTGACCGGCCGCGGCCATGGCACCGACAAGGCCGTGCTGCTCGGGCTGGAAGGCCACCGCCCCAACCTGATCGACCCGGACATCATTCCGGCCACGCTGGAGCGCATCCGCACCGGCAAGCGCATCACCCTGATGGGCCAGCACGCCATCGGCTTCGACGAAAAACGCGATCTGCCGATGAACAAGCGGCAGAAGCTGCCGTACCACACCAACGGCATGCGATTCACCGCCTACGACGCCCAAGACGCTGTGATCGCCACACGCGATTACTACTCGGTCGGCGGCGGCTTCGTGGTCAACCAGGACGATGCCGCAGACGACCGCATCGTGGCCGACGAAACGCCACTGCCGTATCCGTTCCTCAGCGGGGACGAACTGCTGGCGCAATGCGCGCGCAGTGGTTTGAGCATTGCCGCGCTGATGTTCGAGAACGAAAAGAGCTGGCGCAGCGAGGACGAAATCCGCCATGGCCTGCGCGAGCTATGGAATGCAATGCAGTCCTGCGTGAGCCGCGGCATCCGCGAGGAAGGCACCCTGCCCGGCGGCCTGAACGTCTCGCGGCGCGCGCCGGCGCTCTATCGCGAACTCTCGTCCAAACCGGAAGCGGCCATGCGCGACCCGCTGACCACGCTGGACTGGGTCAACCTGTACGCGCTGGCGGTCAACGAAGAGAACGCCGCTGGCGGCCGCGTGGTCACCGCGCCCACCAACGGCGCGGCCGGCATCATTCCGGCGGTGCTGCATTACTTCGACCGGTTCTGCGCAGGCGCCTGCGAACAACGCATCTTCGATTTCCTGCTCACCGCCGCGGCCATCGGCATTCTCTACAAGGAAAATGCCTCGATCTCCGGTGCCGAAGTCGGCTGCCAGGGCGAGGTCGGCGTGGCCTGCTCGATGGCTGCAGGCGGTCTGGTTGCCGCGCTTGGCGGCAACCCGGGCCAGATCGAAAACGCTGCGGAAATCGGCATGGAACACAACCTGGGCCTGACCTGCGACCCGATCGGCGGGCTGGTACAGATTCCGTGCATCGAACGCAATGCGATGGGCGCGGTGAAAGCCATCAACGCCAGCCGCATGGCCATGCGCGGCGACGGCAAGCACAAGGTCTCGCTGGACAAGGTCATCAAGACCATGCGCGACACCGGCCGCGACATGCAGGACAAGTACAAGGAAACCAGCCGCGGCGGGCTGGCGGTGAACGTCATCGAATGCTGA
- a CDS encoding alpha/beta fold hydrolase has product MEITMRQRVCTLMLALACSPLLAQEVSYGPRLEGFDYPHPVKTYAFTSQQQPLEMAYLDVAPTGTPNGRTAVLLHGKNFCAATWEDSIAALSKAGYRVIAPDQIGFCKSSKPAAYQFSFAQLADNTHALLKTLGIERAVVVGHSMGGMLAIRYALMYPQATEHLALVDPIGLEDWKAEGIPWRSVDAWYDNELKTSFERIKKYQMDVYYAGQWKPEFERWARMQAGMSLGKGKQAVAWNQALTYDMVFNQPVVYELPKLAVPTTLFIGLKDRTAIGKDTAPPEVKARVGDYTTLGKRAAAAIPNAKLIEFANLGHSPQVQDPARFNAALLKAITQ; this is encoded by the coding sequence ATGGAGATCACGATGCGACAGCGCGTTTGCACCCTCATGCTCGCCCTTGCCTGCAGTCCGCTACTGGCGCAGGAAGTCAGTTATGGCCCGCGCCTGGAAGGCTTCGACTACCCGCATCCAGTCAAGACCTACGCATTCACCTCGCAACAGCAGCCGTTGGAAATGGCCTACCTGGATGTTGCGCCGACCGGCACGCCCAATGGCCGCACTGCGGTGCTGTTGCATGGCAAGAACTTTTGCGCCGCCACCTGGGAAGACAGCATCGCTGCGCTGAGCAAGGCCGGCTACCGCGTCATCGCGCCGGACCAGATCGGTTTTTGCAAATCCAGCAAGCCGGCCGCCTATCAGTTTTCGTTCGCGCAACTGGCCGACAACACGCATGCGCTGTTGAAGACGCTCGGCATCGAACGTGCGGTCGTGGTCGGCCATTCGATGGGCGGCATGCTGGCCATTCGCTATGCACTGATGTACCCGCAAGCCACCGAGCATCTGGCGCTGGTCGACCCCATCGGGCTGGAAGACTGGAAGGCCGAAGGCATCCCCTGGCGCAGTGTGGATGCGTGGTACGACAACGAGCTGAAAACCAGCTTCGAACGGATCAAGAAGTACCAGATGGACGTGTATTACGCCGGTCAATGGAAGCCCGAATTCGAACGCTGGGCGCGCATGCAGGCCGGCATGTCGCTGGGCAAGGGCAAGCAGGCCGTGGCGTGGAATCAGGCGCTGACCTACGACATGGTCTTCAACCAGCCGGTGGTCTACGAGCTGCCCAAGCTTGCGGTACCGACCACGCTGTTCATCGGCCTCAAGGACCGCACCGCCATCGGCAAGGACACCGCACCGCCCGAGGTCAAGGCACGTGTGGGCGATTACACCACGCTGGGCAAGCGCGCGGCGGCCGCGATTCCGAATGCAAAACTGATCGAGTTTGCCAACCTGGGCCATTCGCCGCAGGTGCAGGACCCGGCGCGCTTCAATGCTGCATTGTTGAAGGCCATTACGCAGTAA
- a CDS encoding homoserine dehydrogenase, with product MSSVLPVSPRAAKEAATPTPRLALLGTGTVGRAFVTRYTALQQRQLQLPRFDWLANSRIAHDCGVSAEQALQQANAAPRGQAMLQPWAETVALRAGDVLVDATASDVVAQWHVEWLSRGVHVVTANKLGQGTALSRAQALHAARHASGAHYGDSATVGAGLPVLSSVRALVAGGDHIHSIEGVLSGSLAWLFHRHDGSVAFSDCVREAAAAGYTEPDPRIDLSGEDVRRKLLILARAAGWQLEAEQVHVESLVPASLARTPLAELEAHLGALDALVGARWQQARAAGRCLRFVGRVDAHGASVGLRELALDHPLAGGAGTDNRVAISSGRYRAQPLLIQGPGAGAEVTAAALLDDVLRIVAG from the coding sequence ATGAGCAGCGTGCTGCCCGTATCGCCGCGCGCAGCGAAGGAAGCGGCGACGCCGACTCCGCGGCTTGCCTTGCTGGGCACCGGAACGGTGGGGCGCGCCTTCGTGACCCGCTACACCGCCTTGCAGCAGCGCCAGTTGCAGCTGCCACGCTTCGATTGGCTGGCCAATTCGCGCATCGCCCACGACTGCGGGGTGAGCGCCGAACAGGCATTGCAGCAGGCCAATGCCGCCCCGCGTGGCCAGGCCATGTTGCAGCCCTGGGCGGAGACCGTGGCGCTGCGTGCCGGCGATGTGCTGGTGGATGCGACCGCCAGCGATGTGGTCGCGCAGTGGCATGTGGAATGGCTGAGCCGTGGCGTGCATGTGGTGACCGCCAACAAACTGGGGCAGGGCACGGCGCTGTCGCGTGCGCAGGCGTTGCATGCCGCCCGGCATGCCAGTGGCGCGCACTACGGCGACAGTGCCACCGTGGGCGCCGGGCTGCCGGTGCTGAGTAGCGTCCGCGCGCTGGTGGCCGGCGGCGATCATATCCATTCGATCGAAGGCGTGTTGTCCGGATCGTTGGCGTGGCTGTTCCATCGGCATGACGGCAGCGTTGCCTTCTCCGATTGCGTGCGCGAGGCGGCGGCGGCGGGTTATACCGAGCCGGATCCGCGCATCGATCTGTCCGGTGAGGACGTGCGACGCAAGCTGCTGATCCTGGCGCGTGCGGCGGGTTGGCAACTGGAAGCCGAACAGGTGCATGTGGAATCGCTGGTGCCGGCCAGCCTCGCCAGAACGCCGCTGGCGGAGCTGGAGGCGCACCTGGGTGCGCTGGACGCGCTGGTCGGCGCGCGCTGGCAGCAGGCGCGGGCTGCAGGGCGTTGCCTGCGCTTCGTCGGTCGTGTGGATGCACACGGTGCAAGCGTGGGATTGCGTGAGCTGGCGCTGGACCACCCCCTGGCCGGTGGTGCCGGTACCGACAACCGCGTGGCGATCAGCAGTGGCCGCTATCGTGCGCAGCCCCTGCTGATCCAGGGCCCGGGTGCGGGCGCCGAGGTGACCGCGGCCGCGTTGCTGGATGACGTGTTGCGGATCGTGGCCGGCTGA
- a CDS encoding YceI family protein, translated as MSSKLFASPMLVAASLVATFAATPVLAADYVQAPGSTLVFASKYDGEVFTGKFPGFDTALSFDPANLAGAKLDVRIPLASAISGNNDRDSTLQGPDFFNVAKFATARYRADKFRALGGNQYAADGTLELRGVGKPVTLTFTWTPGAQPVLAGKAVVKRLDFGVGGGDWADTKTIPNETAISTKVVLKAK; from the coding sequence ATGTCGTCCAAGCTGTTCGCCTCTCCCATGCTGGTCGCTGCATCGTTGGTGGCCACCTTTGCGGCCACCCCGGTGCTGGCGGCCGATTATGTCCAGGCCCCAGGCTCGACGCTGGTGTTCGCCAGCAAGTACGACGGCGAAGTGTTCACCGGCAAGTTCCCCGGCTTCGACACCGCGCTGAGTTTCGACCCGGCCAACCTGGCCGGCGCCAAGCTCGATGTGCGCATTCCGCTGGCCAGCGCGATCAGCGGCAACAACGACCGCGACTCGACCCTACAGGGCCCGGACTTCTTCAACGTCGCCAAGTTCGCCACCGCGCGGTATCGCGCCGACAAGTTCCGCGCCCTGGGCGGCAACCAGTACGCCGCCGACGGCACCCTGGAGCTGCGCGGGGTCGGCAAGCCGGTCACGCTGACCTTCACCTGGACGCCCGGCGCGCAGCCGGTGCTGGCCGGCAAGGCAGTGGTGAAGCGGCTGGACTTCGGCGTGGGCGGCGGCGACTGGGCCGACACCAAGACCATTCCCAACGAAACCGCGATCAGCACCAAGGTCGTATTGAAGGCGAAATAA
- a CDS encoding O-succinylhomoserine (thiol)-lyase — translation MSFRDPADAPCTAATAAVRAGIDRDTAYGAVTPPIVLSSNFSFDGFGNKRQYDYTRSGNPTRDLLGEALADLEGGAGGVITSTGMGAINLVLNAVLQPGDTLVVPHDAYGGSWRLFNALAKKGHFALITADLTDPRSLADALAQSPKLVLIETPSNPLLRITDLRFVIEAAKKVGALTVVDNTFLSPALQKPLEFGADLVLHSTTKYINGHSDVVGGAVVARDAQLHQQLVWWANALGLTGSPFDAFLTLRGLRTLDARLRVHQENADAIAALLDGHVAVNQVYFPGLASHSGHALAARQQKGFGAMMSFELNGGEAAVRAFVDGLRYFTLAESLGGVESLIAHPASMTHAAMTAEARVAAGISDGLLRLSIGIESADDLLIDLRAGLARAEATLTNAARKQVDA, via the coding sequence ATGAGCTTTCGCGACCCTGCCGACGCCCCCTGTACTGCCGCCACTGCCGCCGTGCGTGCCGGTATCGACCGCGATACCGCCTACGGCGCGGTGACCCCGCCGATCGTGCTGTCGTCGAACTTTTCCTTCGACGGATTCGGCAACAAGCGCCAGTACGACTACACCCGCAGCGGCAACCCCACCCGCGACCTGCTCGGCGAAGCCTTGGCCGACCTGGAAGGCGGCGCGGGCGGGGTGATCACCTCCACCGGCATGGGCGCGATCAATCTGGTGCTCAACGCGGTACTGCAGCCGGGCGATACGCTGGTGGTGCCGCACGATGCCTACGGCGGCAGCTGGCGGTTGTTCAACGCGCTGGCCAAAAAGGGCCATTTCGCGCTGATCACCGCCGACCTCACCGACCCGCGCTCGCTGGCCGATGCACTGGCGCAGTCGCCCAAGCTGGTGTTGATCGAAACCCCGTCCAATCCGCTGCTGCGCATCACCGACCTGCGCTTTGTCATCGAAGCGGCGAAGAAGGTGGGCGCGTTGACCGTGGTCGACAACACCTTCCTGTCGCCGGCACTGCAAAAGCCGCTGGAATTCGGCGCCGATCTGGTGCTGCATTCCACCACCAAGTACATCAACGGCCACAGCGATGTGGTGGGCGGTGCGGTGGTGGCGCGCGATGCCCAGCTGCACCAGCAGTTGGTGTGGTGGGCCAATGCGCTGGGCCTGACCGGCTCGCCGTTCGATGCCTTCCTCACCCTGCGTGGCCTGCGCACGCTGGATGCACGCCTGCGCGTGCACCAGGAAAATGCCGATGCGATCGCTGCGCTGCTGGATGGGCATGTGGCGGTCAATCAGGTGTATTTCCCCGGGCTGGCGTCGCACTCGGGCCATGCCCTGGCGGCGCGCCAGCAGAAGGGCTTCGGCGCGATGATGAGTTTTGAATTGAACGGTGGCGAAGCAGCGGTGCGCGCGTTCGTCGATGGGCTGCGCTACTTCACCCTGGCCGAGTCGCTGGGCGGCGTGGAAAGCCTGATCGCGCATCCGGCTTCGATGACGCATGCGGCAATGACCGCAGAAGCACGTGTGGCGGCCGGGATTTCCGATGGATTGCTGCGGTTGTCGATCGGGATCGAATCGGCCGACGACTTGCTGATCGACCTGCGCGCCGGATTGGCGCGCGCCGAGGCGACCCTGACCAACGCCGCCCGCAAACAGGTCGACGCATGA
- a CDS encoding glutaredoxin family protein, whose amino-acid sequence MALTLYQRDDCHLCDQAVEVLAQVRAGEFGSVFIDDDAALESAYGARVPVLRDARGRELDWPFDGERLRAWLDEAGR is encoded by the coding sequence ATGGCCCTGACCCTGTATCAGCGCGATGACTGCCACCTGTGCGACCAGGCCGTGGAAGTGCTGGCGCAGGTGCGAGCCGGCGAGTTCGGTAGCGTCTTTATCGACGACGATGCGGCGCTTGAGTCCGCTTATGGGGCACGTGTGCCGGTGTTACGCGATGCACGCGGGCGCGAGCTGGACTGGCCGTTCGATGGCGAGCGCTTGCGTGCGTGGCTGGATGAGGCCGGCCGCTGA
- a CDS encoding M23 family metallopeptidase, which produces MSRCLIPTICATLAVALLLPAAATSAQQRWHWPRAAALPPTPTQPLPTPTSAGPALQLEWQAPVYLVWVSNPLAGPAQVRLSAPSSEDYRAVPQLPLTPLLAAHERRLLARLYPASSQRTLAGLGLRLEVIAGDPQARPQPVRYRLPFRDRPVQVDQGYGGRFSHADLPNWYAVDFALPQGTPVLAAREGVVMELRQDVTDGNAADPAAGGGNLVRLLHADGSTALYAHLAPGGVAVRLGQRVGVGERLGASGNTGYSTAAHLHFSVQRNAGLQLVSVPFRMLGPQGELRFPSPAP; this is translated from the coding sequence CTGTCTCGCTGCCTCATTCCCACGATCTGCGCAACGCTTGCCGTGGCGCTGCTGTTGCCCGCGGCCGCCACCAGCGCGCAGCAGCGCTGGCACTGGCCACGCGCTGCGGCACTGCCTCCCACCCCCACGCAACCGCTCCCTACGCCGACCAGCGCCGGGCCGGCGCTGCAGCTGGAATGGCAGGCGCCGGTCTATCTGGTCTGGGTCAGCAATCCGCTGGCCGGGCCTGCACAGGTTCGGCTGAGCGCGCCGTCCAGCGAGGATTACCGCGCGGTGCCGCAGTTGCCGCTGACGCCGCTGCTGGCGGCACACGAACGCCGCCTGCTCGCCCGGCTCTATCCGGCCAGCAGCCAACGCACCCTGGCCGGGCTGGGCCTCAGGCTGGAGGTGATTGCCGGCGACCCGCAGGCCCGGCCCCAGCCGGTGCGCTATCGATTGCCCTTCCGCGACCGGCCGGTGCAGGTGGATCAGGGCTACGGCGGGCGCTTCAGCCACGCCGACCTGCCCAACTGGTATGCGGTGGACTTCGCCCTGCCGCAGGGCACGCCGGTGCTGGCCGCGCGCGAGGGCGTGGTGATGGAGCTGCGCCAGGACGTAACCGATGGCAACGCCGCCGACCCTGCTGCCGGGGGCGGCAACCTGGTGCGGCTACTGCACGCCGACGGCAGCACGGCGTTGTACGCCCACCTCGCGCCGGGCGGCGTGGCGGTGCGGCTCGGCCAGCGGGTCGGCGTCGGCGAGCGGCTCGGCGCCTCAGGCAATACCGGCTACAGCACCGCGGCGCACCTGCACTTCTCGGTTCAGCGCAATGCCGGCCTGCAACTGGTCTCGGTGCCGTTCCGCATGCTGGGGCCGCAGGGCGAACTGCGGTTTCCCTCGCCAGCTCCCTGA